From Solea senegalensis isolate Sse05_10M linkage group LG19, IFAPA_SoseM_1, whole genome shotgun sequence, the proteins below share one genomic window:
- the phospho1 gene encoding probable phosphatase phospho1 isoform X1, protein MPSVHLCQRWWRERAQWARSGLLLNGRTCGRAHSGSRGFAGHIKARVPNGRPGSTVGTFSETGSHRSETLSWSDQVTKHVRSADIIHSPEPGEEEPHRSRHTEIMASQSAQVASDKRFLIFFDFDETIVDETSDDIVVQTAPGHHLPDWLKDTYQPGRYNEYMQRVLAYLAEQGVTESDIRSAMEKIPSTPGMLTVFQFLRNRPPQDFEVVLLSDANSFFIESWLRRAGARQLFHRIFTNPATFNRDGRLVLRPFHSHDCPRCPVNMCKQVVVRDYVARRTQERGRPYQRVLYVGDGANDFCPALALGPRDVAFPRKDFPMHRLITETHEAMPGEFKAVTVPWMSGDDVVQRLRKLVAE, encoded by the exons ATGCCCTCAGTGCACCTTTGTCAACGATGG TGGCGTGAACGCGCGCAGTGGGCGCGCAGTGGGCTGTTATTAAATGGGCGGACTTGCGGTCGCGCTCACAGCGGCTCCCGTGGTTTTGCCGGTCACATAAAAGCGCGCGTCCCAAACGGGCGACCGGGCTCAACTGTCGGTACTTTCAGCGAGACCGGATCACACCGAAGCGAAACACTG TCCTGGTCGGATCAGGTAACGAAACACGTTAGATCTGCTGACATCATCCACAGCCCCGAACCAG GAGAGGAGGAACCTCACAGGTccagacacacagagatcaTGGCCTCCCAATCGGCTCAGGTCGCCTCTGACAAGCGCTTCCTCATCTTCTTCGACTTTGATGAGACCATTGTGGACGAGACCAGCGACGACATAGTGGTGCAGACCGCCCCGGGTCATCACCTCCCAGACTGGCTGAAGGACACCTACCAGCCAGGGCGCTACAACGAGTACATGCAGCGCGTCCTGGCCTACCTCGCAGAGCAAGGAGTCACTGAGAGTGACATTCGCAGTGCCATGGAGAAGATACCGTCCACCCCCGGCATGCTCACCGTCTTCCAGTTCCTCCGCAACCGCCCGCCGCAGGACTTTGAGGTGGTCCTGCTGTCTGATGCCAACTCCTTCTTCATCGAGTCGTGGCTCCGACGGGCAGGGGCTCGCCAGCTCTTCCATCGGATCTTCACCAACCCGGCCACCTTCAACAGGGACGGGCGCCTGGTGCTCAGACCCTTCCACTCCCACGACTGCCCGCGGTGCCCGGTCAATATGTGCAAGCAGGTGGTCGTCAGGGACTATGTGGCCCGCAGGACGCAGGAGCGGGGCCGCCCCTATCAGAGGGTGCTCTACGTGGGAGACGGAGCCAACGACTTCTGCCCGGCCCTTGCCCTTGGGCCCCGAGACGTGGCCTTCCCACGGAAGGACTTCCCCATGCACCGGCTGATCACGGAGACCCACGAAGCCATGCCCGGGGAGTTCAAGGCGGTCACGGTGCCGTGGATGAGCGGGGACGATGTGGTGCAGCGGCTGAGGAAGCTGGTGGCAGAGTAG
- the phospho1 gene encoding probable phosphatase phospho1 isoform X2: MMGDSVFNCCYVPPRPPGEEEPHRSRHTEIMASQSAQVASDKRFLIFFDFDETIVDETSDDIVVQTAPGHHLPDWLKDTYQPGRYNEYMQRVLAYLAEQGVTESDIRSAMEKIPSTPGMLTVFQFLRNRPPQDFEVVLLSDANSFFIESWLRRAGARQLFHRIFTNPATFNRDGRLVLRPFHSHDCPRCPVNMCKQVVVRDYVARRTQERGRPYQRVLYVGDGANDFCPALALGPRDVAFPRKDFPMHRLITETHEAMPGEFKAVTVPWMSGDDVVQRLRKLVAE; the protein is encoded by the coding sequence ATGATGGGAGACTCAGTCTTCAACTGCTGTTATGTCCCACCCCGTCCCCCAGGAGAGGAGGAACCTCACAGGTccagacacacagagatcaTGGCCTCCCAATCGGCTCAGGTCGCCTCTGACAAGCGCTTCCTCATCTTCTTCGACTTTGATGAGACCATTGTGGACGAGACCAGCGACGACATAGTGGTGCAGACCGCCCCGGGTCATCACCTCCCAGACTGGCTGAAGGACACCTACCAGCCAGGGCGCTACAACGAGTACATGCAGCGCGTCCTGGCCTACCTCGCAGAGCAAGGAGTCACTGAGAGTGACATTCGCAGTGCCATGGAGAAGATACCGTCCACCCCCGGCATGCTCACCGTCTTCCAGTTCCTCCGCAACCGCCCGCCGCAGGACTTTGAGGTGGTCCTGCTGTCTGATGCCAACTCCTTCTTCATCGAGTCGTGGCTCCGACGGGCAGGGGCTCGCCAGCTCTTCCATCGGATCTTCACCAACCCGGCCACCTTCAACAGGGACGGGCGCCTGGTGCTCAGACCCTTCCACTCCCACGACTGCCCGCGGTGCCCGGTCAATATGTGCAAGCAGGTGGTCGTCAGGGACTATGTGGCCCGCAGGACGCAGGAGCGGGGCCGCCCCTATCAGAGGGTGCTCTACGTGGGAGACGGAGCCAACGACTTCTGCCCGGCCCTTGCCCTTGGGCCCCGAGACGTGGCCTTCCCACGGAAGGACTTCCCCATGCACCGGCTGATCACGGAGACCCACGAAGCCATGCCCGGGGAGTTCAAGGCGGTCACGGTGCCGTGGATGAGCGGGGACGATGTGGTGCAGCGGCTGAGGAAGCTGGTGGCAGAGTAG